From Nicotiana tabacum cultivar K326 chromosome 20, ASM71507v2, whole genome shotgun sequence, one genomic window encodes:
- the LOC107807409 gene encoding rhazimal reductase 1 — protein sequence MDMKQVLVPRVKLNSGHEIPLIGMGTAPSLPPLDELVATFVGAIEAGYRHFDTAAAYGSEEALGLAVAEAVQRGLIMSRNEVFITSKLWCTETRHDLVLPALKRSLATLGMDYLDLYLIHWPATMKNGNDEEIKFANEDVIPFDMRGTWEAMEECCRLGLAKSIGVCNFSCTKLSQLLHHATIPPAVNQVEMHVTWRQDKMLEFCKEKGIHVSAWSPLGANGIPLWGNHAVMQSPILKEIACHKQKSIAQVALRWVYEQGVIVLVKSFNKDRMKENLQILDWELSNEEIARIQEIPQCRGFKAEVFVHPNGPYKSVDQFWDGEL from the exons ATGGATATGAAGCAAGTATTAGTCCCAAGAGTTAAGCTGAATTCTGGTCATGAAATTCCTCTTATAGGCATGGGAACAGCACCTTCACTACCACCATTGGATGAATTAGTCGCCACATTTGTAGGTGCCATTGAAGCCGGGTATCGACACTTTGACACGGCAGCTGCCTATGGGTCTGAGGAGGCACTTGGCCTAGCAGTGGCGGAAGCGGTTCAACGTGGACTAATTATGAGCCGAAATGAAGTGTTCATTACCTCCAAATTATGGTGCACCGAAACACGCCACGACCTTGTTCTTCCTGCCCTCAAAAGATCTCTAGC GACTCTGGGGATGGATTACTTGGACTTGTACCTAATACATTGGCCAGCAACGATGAAAAACGGCAATGATGAAGAGATAAAGTTTGCAAATGAGGATGTAATTCCATTTGACATGAGAGGAACATGGGAAGCAATGGAAGAATGTTGCAGGTTAGGTTTGGCAAAGTCAATTGGTGTATGCAACTTCAGCTGCACAAAACTCTCTCAACTCTTGCACCATGCTACTATTCCTCCTGCCGTTAACCAG GTGGAAATGCATGTTACATGGAGGCAAGACAAGATGTTAGAGTTTTGTAAGGAGAAAGGGATACATGTAAGTGCATGGTCTCCACTTGGGGCAAATGGGATACCTTTATGGGGTAACCATGCTGTTATGCAAAGCCCTATCCTTAAGGAAATTGCCTGTCATAAACAAAAGAGCATTGCACAG GTTGCATTGAGGTGGGTATATGAGCAGGGAGTTATTGTATTAGTGAAGAGTTTTAACAAGGATAGGATGAAAGAGAACCTTCAAATTTTGGATTGGGAACTAAGCAATGAAGAAATCGCTCGAATTCAAGAGATTCCTCAATGCAGAGGATTCAAAGCTGAGGTTTTTGTTCATCCAAATGGACCATACAAATCCGTGGACCAATTCTGGGATGGCGAGCTATAA
- the LOC107807404 gene encoding protein DMP9-like, with amino-acid sequence MEQSTEGIGIKIYSASKRADTTIYPTNLPPDNDVPIPELPQPAIGGKKRRAMANGVQKTLSKTSLLVNFLPTGTLLTFEMVLPSVYGKGDCSPVTTLMILTLLGLCTLSCFFFHFTDSFRGPDGKVYYGFVTPRGLKVFKSGLGVDVPKDERYVVGFTDFVHAMMSVLVFVAIAFSDHRVTLCLFPGHAKELDEIMRSFPLMVGVICSGLFLVFPNTRYGIGCMSA; translated from the exons atgGAGCAAAGTACTGAGGGAATTGGGATCAAAATCTACAGTGCATCAAAACGTGCAGATACAACAATATACCCTACTAATTTACCACCAGATAACGATGTTCCGATCCCTGAATTGCCTCAACCAGCAATTGGTGGCAAAAAAAGAAGAGCAATGGCTAATGGGGTTCAAAAAACTCTCTCAAAAACTTCATTGCTTGTCAATTTTCTACCAACAGGCACACTTCTAACTTTTGAAATGGTCCTTCCATCAGTCTATGGCAAAGGCGATTGTTCACCGGTCACTACATTAATGATTTTAACACTACTTGGCCTTTGTACTTTGtcttgcttcttcttccattttaccGATAGTTTTCGTGGACCCGATGGGAAAGTTTACTATGGATTTGTGACACCAAGAGGGTTGAAAGTTTTCAAGTCTGGACTAGGTGTGGATGTGCCAAAAGATGAGAG GTACGTCGTGGGATTTACGGATTTCGTACATGCAATGATGTCTGTTTTGGTATTTGTGGCGATTGCATTTTCGGATCATAGAGTGACGCTTTGTCTATTCCCTGGACATGCAAAAGAACTTGATGAAATTATGAGGAGTTTTCCTTTAATGGTGGGAGTTATTTGCAGTGGACTTTTTCTTGTTTTCCCCAATACTAGATATGGTATTGGATGTATGTCTGCTTAA
- the LOC107807407 gene encoding beta-1,3-galactosyltransferase GALT1 yields MKKWYGGVLTTSLLMFLVLGYCVMRKPVKESYVTSSVYFNMTNPLEWINAMAPPAAHQPEKITQVISAEIVVSDLFIKRNLSAQEQQSLSTWYQLKRLVTHDQVLPNAIDAVKEASIAWNNLMTAVEREKLDANDSSVKTGKQKQCPHFLSKTNATEIDASGFKLRFPCGLTQGSSITIIGIPNGLLGNFRIDLTGEPLPGEPDPPVILHYNVRLHGDKITEDPVIVQNTWTIAHDWGEEERCPLPSDEKSKKVDELEQCNDMVGNVMATRHVIATNKSSLAQDGSKSRKYFPFKQGYLSVATLRVGSEGIQMTVDGKHITSFAFRETLEPWLVSEVRISGDIKLISVVTSGLPTSEDSDHISDLEALKAAPLPPRKRLDLFVGVFSTANNFKRRMAVRRTWMQYDAVRSGQVAVRFFVGLHKNQMVNEELWNEARTYMDIQLMPFVDYYSLIAWKTIAICVFGTDVVSAKFVMKTDDDAFVRVDEILSSMQRINVTRGLLYGLINSDSHPHRSPDSKWFISPEEWPEETYPPWAHGPGYVVSSDIAKTISSKQRKGRLKMFKLEDVAMGIWISEMNKKGLEVKYEKEERIFNEGCRDGYVIAHYQGPREMLCLWQKIEEKKRALCCGE; encoded by the exons atgaagaaatggTACGGTGGTGTTTTAACAACATCTTTGTTGATGTTTTTGGTTCTGGGGTACTGTGTGATGAGGAAACCTGTCAAGGAAAGTTATGTTACAAGTTCTGTCTACTTCAACATGACAAATCCTCTTGAGTGGATAAATGCTATGGCTCCACCTGCAGCTCACCAGCCAGAAAAAATTACTCAAGTTATATCTGCAGAAATTGTTGTCTCTGATCTCTTTATTAAGAGGAACCTGTCAGCTCAGGAGCAACAATCTTTGTCTACATGGTATCAGTTGAAACGCTTAGTTACTCATGATCAAGTCTTACCTAATGCTATAGATGCAGTTAAGGAAGCCAGTATCGCCTGGAACAACCTCATGACTGCAGTAGAAAGGGAAAAACTTGATGCAAATGATAGTTCAGTTAAGACAGGAAAACAGAAACAATGCCCTCATTTTCTCAGCAAAACCAATGCTACAGAAATTGATGCCAGTGGCTTTAAGTTGCGGTTTCCTTGTGGTCTGACTCAGGGTTCTTCCATCACAATAATTGGCATTCCAAATGGTCTTCTTGGGAATTTTCGGATAGATTTGACTGGTGAACCACTTCCAGGTGAACCAGATCCTCCTGTTATTCTGCATTACAATGTTAGGCTCCATGGTGATAAAATAACTGAGGATCCCGTAATTGTACAAAACACCTGGACAATTGCACATGACTGGGGTGAAGAGGAGCGCTGTCCCTTACCATCGGATGAAAAGAGTAAGAAAG TGGATGAATTGGAACAATGCAATGACATGGTGGGAAATGTCATGGCTACTCGACATGTCATTGCAACAAATAAATCTAGCCTGGCTCAGGACGggtctaaatcaagaaaatattttcctttcaaGCAAGGATATCTCTCTGTCGCAACTCTGAGAGTAGGATCTGAAGGAATTCAGATGACAGTTGATGGAAAACACATAACATCTTTTGCTTTCCGTGAA ACTTTGGAACCGTGGCTTGTAAGTGAAGTGAGGATATCCGGAGACATAAAATTAATTTCTGTTGTCACAAGTGGTTTGCCAACATCTGAGGATTCAGACCATATAAGTGACTTGGAAGCTCTAAAAGCAGCTCCTCTTCCTCCTCGGAAAAGACTAGATCTCTTTGTTGGTGTATTTTCTACCGCAAATAATTTTAAGCGCAGAATGGCTGTCCGGAGAACTTGGATGCAATATGATGCAGTGCGATCTGGACAAGTTGCGGTGCGGTTTTTTGTTGGCTTG CATAAAAACCAAATGGTGAATGAAGAGCTCTGGAATGAGGCTAGGACATATATGGACATCCAGCTGATGCCTTTTGTTGATTACTATAGTCTTATCGCTTGGAAGACCATTGCCATATGTGTTTTTGGG ACCGATGTCGTTTCGGCAAAGTTTGTCATGAAGACAGATGATGACGCATTTGTTCGAGTGGATGAAATCTTGTCTTCTATGCAGAGGATTAACGTGACTCGTGGATTGCTGTATGGTCTTATCAACTCAGATTCCCATCCTCATAGGAGTCCAGACAGCAAGTGGTTTATCAGTCCAGAG GAATGGCCTGAAGAAACTTACCCTCCTTGGGCACATGGACCGGGTTATGTTGTGTCCAGTGATATAGCAAAAACAATCAGCTCAAAACAGAGAAAAGGCCGCCTAAAG ATGTTTAAGCTGGAAGATGTTGCTATGGGCATCTGGATTTCAGAAATGAATAAGAAAGGGTTGGAAGTGAAGTATGAAAAGGAAGAGAGGATTTTTAATGAAGGTTGCCGAGATGGTTATGTTATTGCACATTACCAAGGCCCTAGAGAGATGCTCTGTCTTTGGCAAAAGATTGAAGAGAAAAAACGGGCTTTATGTTGTGGCGAGTAA